Proteins from a genomic interval of Actinoalloteichus hymeniacidonis:
- the metK gene encoding methionine adenosyltransferase produces the protein MSQHARRLFTSESVTEGHPDKICDAISDSVLDALLSKDPRSRVAVETMVTTGQVHVAGEVTTEAYADIPTIVREVILGIGYDSSAKGFDGHSCGVNVAIGSQSPDIAQGVDTAHESRVEGSEDEIARQGAGDQGLMFGYACSDTPELMPLPIALAHRLSRRLTSVRKNGELPYLRPDGKTQVTIEYAGDQPVRLDTVVVSTQHAADIDLDRMLGVDVRSKVVDPEIADLNLDVSDVRLLVNPTGRFVIGGPMGDAGLTGRKIIVDTYGGMSRHGGGAFSGKDPSKVDRSGAYAMRWVAKSVVAAGLASRVEVQVAYAIGKAAPVGLFVETFGTETVDPLKIQAAIAEVFDLRPGAIIRDLDLLRPIYAQTAAYGHFGRTDCALPWESTDRAEALKSIAGS, from the coding sequence GTGAGTCAGCACGCCCGCAGGTTGTTCACCTCCGAGTCGGTGACGGAGGGCCATCCCGATAAGATCTGCGATGCGATCAGCGATTCCGTCCTCGACGCGCTGCTGAGCAAGGATCCCCGGTCCCGGGTGGCCGTCGAGACCATGGTGACCACGGGGCAGGTGCACGTCGCGGGCGAGGTGACCACCGAGGCGTACGCCGACATCCCGACCATCGTCCGCGAGGTCATCCTCGGCATCGGCTACGACTCCTCGGCCAAGGGCTTCGACGGTCACTCCTGCGGGGTGAACGTCGCGATCGGCTCGCAGTCCCCGGACATCGCCCAGGGCGTCGACACGGCCCACGAGAGCCGCGTCGAGGGTTCCGAGGACGAGATCGCCAGGCAGGGCGCGGGCGACCAGGGACTGATGTTCGGCTATGCCTGCTCCGACACCCCGGAGTTGATGCCGCTGCCGATCGCGCTGGCGCACCGGTTGTCCCGGCGGCTGACCAGCGTTCGCAAGAACGGCGAGCTGCCCTACCTCCGTCCGGACGGCAAGACCCAGGTGACGATCGAGTACGCGGGCGATCAGCCGGTGCGACTGGACACGGTGGTCGTGTCCACCCAGCACGCGGCCGACATCGACCTCGATCGGATGCTCGGCGTCGATGTCCGGTCCAAGGTGGTGGACCCGGAGATCGCCGACCTGAACCTGGACGTCTCCGATGTCCGGCTGCTGGTCAACCCGACCGGCCGGTTCGTCATCGGTGGCCCGATGGGCGATGCGGGCCTCACCGGCCGCAAGATCATCGTCGACACCTACGGCGGCATGTCGCGGCACGGCGGCGGCGCCTTCTCCGGTAAGGACCCGTCGAAGGTCGACCGCTCCGGTGCCTACGCGATGCGTTGGGTGGCCAAGAGCGTGGTCGCCGCAGGCCTGGCCTCCCGGGTCGAGGTCCAGGTCGCGTACGCGATCGGCAAGGCTGCGCCGGTCGGTCTGTTCGTGGAGACCTTCGGGACCGAGACGGTGGACCCGTTGAAGATCCAGGCGGCGATCGCCGAGGTGTTCGACCTGCGCCCCGGGGCCATCATCCGTGATCTGGACCTGCTGCGGCCGATCTACGCGCAGACCGCAGCCTACGGACACTTCGGACGCACCGACTGCGCCTTGCCCTGGGAGAGCACCGATCGAGCAGAGGCACTGAAGTCGATCGCGGGTTCCTGA
- the rpoZ gene encoding DNA-directed RNA polymerase subunit omega codes for MITPAELGGLGTPPSTALEGITNPPIDDLLEQVSSKYALVIYAAKRARQINDYYAQLGEGLLEYVGPLVEPGPREKPLSISLREIHAGVLEHTEGE; via the coding sequence GTGATCACCCCGGCAGAACTGGGTGGACTCGGCACGCCGCCGAGCACCGCCCTTGAGGGCATCACCAACCCGCCCATCGACGACCTGCTCGAGCAGGTCAGCTCCAAGTACGCGCTGGTGATCTACGCCGCGAAGCGTGCCAGGCAGATCAACGACTACTACGCCCAGCTCGGCGAGGGCCTGCTGGAGTACGTCGGACCGCTCGTCGAGCCCGGCCCGAGGGAGAAGCCGCTGTCGATCTCGTTGCGCGAGATCCACGCGGGCGTGCTCGAGCACACCGAGGGCGAGTGA
- the coaBC gene encoding bifunctional phosphopantothenoylcysteine decarboxylase/phosphopantothenate--cysteine ligase CoaBC: protein MTTPSTPDPATESDPPSVILGVGGGIAAYKACEVLRGLTETGHRVRVVPTASALRFVGAATFEALSGLPVRTDVFTDVPEVPHVRLGQNADLVVVAPATADLIAKAANGLADDLLTNTLLTARCPVLLVPAMHTEMWEHPATRANVATLRERGVVVAEPASGRLTGADTGRGRLPDPAEIVELSRLLLARREALPRDLDGRRVLISAGGTREPLDPVRFLGNRSSGRQGYALARVAAQRGAEVTLVAANADLPTPAAVHVVRVGSAEELRTEMLRRAPDAEVVVMSAAVADFRPTLRAEHKIKKGASDPAALELVRNPDILAELVARRTPDTVIVGFAAETGDDAGDVLHHGRHKLQRKGCDLLVLNEVGEGRAFETEDNEGWLLYADGREQTLPRRAKSELASMVWDGVFPLLHA from the coding sequence GTGACGACACCGTCGACCCCTGATCCGGCGACGGAGTCCGACCCGCCCTCGGTGATATTGGGGGTGGGCGGCGGTATCGCCGCGTACAAGGCCTGCGAGGTCCTGCGCGGACTCACCGAGACCGGTCATCGCGTGCGGGTGGTGCCGACGGCGTCGGCGCTGCGGTTCGTCGGAGCGGCCACCTTCGAGGCGCTCTCCGGACTCCCGGTCCGCACCGACGTCTTCACCGACGTCCCCGAGGTCCCGCACGTGCGGCTCGGGCAGAACGCCGATCTGGTGGTGGTGGCCCCGGCGACGGCCGACCTGATCGCCAAGGCGGCCAACGGTCTGGCCGACGATCTGCTGACCAACACCCTGCTGACCGCGCGGTGCCCGGTCCTGCTGGTGCCCGCCATGCACACCGAGATGTGGGAGCACCCCGCCACCAGGGCCAACGTCGCGACTCTTCGCGAGCGTGGCGTGGTGGTCGCCGAGCCGGCCAGCGGCAGGCTGACCGGCGCGGACACCGGCCGGGGCCGGCTGCCCGATCCGGCCGAGATCGTCGAGCTGTCCCGGCTGCTGCTGGCCCGGCGCGAGGCACTGCCGCGCGACCTCGACGGTCGTCGCGTGCTCATCTCGGCAGGCGGCACTCGCGAGCCCCTGGACCCGGTGCGTTTCCTCGGCAACCGTTCCTCGGGGCGGCAGGGCTACGCCTTGGCCAGGGTCGCCGCGCAGCGCGGCGCCGAGGTGACGTTGGTGGCGGCCAACGCCGATCTGCCGACCCCGGCGGCGGTGCACGTCGTGCGCGTCGGCAGCGCCGAGGAGCTGCGTACGGAGATGCTGCGGCGGGCTCCCGACGCCGAGGTGGTCGTCATGTCGGCGGCGGTGGCGGACTTCCGGCCGACCCTGCGTGCCGAGCACAAGATCAAGAAGGGTGCGAGCGATCCGGCAGCCCTCGAACTGGTCCGAAACCCCGACATCCTGGCCGAACTGGTCGCTCGACGGACTCCGGACACGGTGATCGTCGGTTTTGCCGCCGAAACCGGGGACGACGCGGGCGATGTGCTGCACCATGGCAGGCACAAGTTGCAGCGCAAGGGGTGCGATCTCCTGGTGCTCAACGAGGTCGGCGAGGGACGGGCCTTCGAGACCGAGGACAACGAGGGCTGGCTGCTGTACGCCGATGGTCGCGAGCAAACGCTGCCGAGGCGGGCGAAATCGGAGCTCGCGTCCATGGTGTGGGACGGGGTTTTCCCCCTGCTTCACGCTTGA
- the gmk gene encoding guanylate kinase has translation MSVSSRRGRLVVLAGPSGVGKSSVVARLRELLPDLWFSVSMTTRLPRPGEVDGRDYHFVTAERFRDAIAAGDLLEWAEIHGGTHRSGTPREPVELRLAAGRPALVELDLQGARNLREALPEALTVFIAPPSWDVLVSRLVGRGTESDEVVRRRLETARRELAASDEFDVVVVNEDVEQAAEQLLTLLTGPDPRVEPRTSATGPSSRPQESST, from the coding sequence GTGAGTGTTTCATCAAGGAGGGGCCGGCTGGTTGTACTGGCCGGCCCCTCCGGTGTCGGTAAGAGCAGTGTCGTCGCCCGGCTACGCGAGTTGTTGCCCGATCTGTGGTTCAGCGTCTCGATGACCACCAGGCTTCCTCGCCCCGGCGAGGTGGACGGTCGGGATTACCACTTCGTCACCGCCGAGCGTTTCCGCGATGCGATCGCGGCGGGCGACCTGCTCGAGTGGGCGGAGATCCACGGCGGCACCCACCGCTCCGGCACCCCACGCGAACCCGTCGAGCTGCGGCTCGCCGCAGGCCGACCTGCACTGGTCGAGCTGGACCTCCAGGGCGCCAGAAACCTTCGGGAAGCGCTTCCTGAGGCGCTCACCGTGTTCATCGCCCCGCCGAGCTGGGATGTGCTCGTGTCCCGGTTGGTCGGGCGGGGCACCGAGTCGGACGAGGTCGTGCGGCGCAGACTGGAGACCGCGCGCCGTGAACTCGCGGCCTCCGACGAGTTCGACGTCGTCGTGGTGAACGAGGATGTCGAACAGGCCGCCGAACAGTTGCTAACCTTGTTGACCGGGCCCGATCCGCGCGTAGAGCCGCGGACTAGCGCCACGGGCCCGTCGAGCAGACCCCAGGAGTCATCCACGTGA
- the mihF gene encoding integration host factor, actinobacterial type has translation MALPQLTEEQRAAALEKAAAARRARAELKERLKRGGTTLKQVLTDAEADEVLGKMKVSALLEALPGVGKVRAQQIMERLEIASSRRLRGLGDRQRKALLAEFSSE, from the coding sequence GTGGCCCTTCCCCAGCTGACCGAGGAGCAGCGGGCCGCAGCATTGGAGAAAGCGGCTGCTGCCCGCCGCGCCAGGGCGGAATTGAAAGAGCGCCTGAAGCGCGGTGGCACCACTTTGAAGCAGGTGCTCACCGACGCGGAAGCCGACGAGGTCCTGGGCAAGATGAAGGTGTCCGCACTGCTGGAAGCGCTTCCGGGAGTCGGAAAAGTCCGGGCCCAGCAGATCATGGAACGCTTGGAAATCGCGTCCAGTCGTCGTCTGCGTGGATTGGGTGATCGGCAGCGCAAGGCGCTGCTCGCCGAATTCAGCAGCGAGTGA
- a CDS encoding GbsR/MarR family transcriptional regulator: MSQDQAPDSGSPTAIEERDPDEIARFLERFALAFSNTGIPRMAARTFVAIMISDEGTRTAAELSAQFGVGASAISGAVKYLEQLRLVTRERDPGQRRDHYRVDADVWGTLFRRRLQWLEDWDRGAREGAELLGRSTPAGRRLSEMVEMMDFLAVELPAMLGRWYEHRDAIRAAAAG, from the coding sequence ATGAGTCAGGACCAGGCACCCGATTCCGGGTCGCCCACCGCCATCGAGGAACGCGACCCCGACGAGATCGCGCGGTTCCTGGAACGGTTCGCGCTGGCGTTCTCCAACACGGGGATACCCAGGATGGCGGCTCGGACCTTCGTCGCGATCATGATCTCCGATGAGGGCACGCGCACCGCCGCAGAACTGTCCGCGCAGTTCGGGGTCGGCGCGTCCGCCATCTCCGGCGCCGTCAAATACCTCGAACAGCTGCGACTGGTGACCCGGGAACGCGATCCGGGCCAGCGCCGTGATCACTACCGGGTCGACGCCGACGTCTGGGGCACGCTGTTTCGGCGCAGGCTCCAATGGCTGGAGGATTGGGATCGGGGAGCCCGCGAGGGCGCCGAACTGCTGGGCCGGTCGACACCTGCGGGTCGTCGGCTCAGCGAGATGGTCGAGATGATGGACTTCCTGGCGGTCGAGCTGCCCGCGATGCTCGGACGTTGGTACGAGCATCGCGACGCCATCCGGGCGGCGGCCGCCGGCTGA